A genomic region of Manihot esculenta cultivar AM560-2 chromosome 15, M.esculenta_v8, whole genome shotgun sequence contains the following coding sequences:
- the LOC110602710 gene encoding leukocyte receptor cluster member 1 has translation MGGHGGLNILPQKRWNVYNYENREKVRRDEEAVARQEQLNREQLRKRDAEFRLERLRTARSLRPVNKSEAEPRTGRESESEPAQSESKSNHINLFEGIKIFDPIKGLEKEGDAERDGSRRKKMKKEEVRIVTAEEEKYKFGYGVAGKGVKLPWYLEKHSDDVNEEKDEDDGSMRGKKEGKKSGKKTLQELREERLKREKQEKESARALLENKLGDRSVFRILRR, from the coding sequence ATGGGAGGTCATGGAGGTCTTAACATCCTTCCTCAGAAGCGGTGGAATGTATACAATTATGAGAATAGAGAAAAAGTTCGGCGAGATGAAGAAGCCGTCGCTAGACAAGAGCAATTAAACCGTGAACAGTTAAGAAAGCGCGACGCTGAGTTTCGCCTTGAGCGGCTTCGGACTGCTCGCAGTTTGCGTCCTGTAAATAAATCAGAAGCAGAGCCAAGGACGGGGCGGGAGTCGGAGTCAGAGCCTGCTCAATCAGAATCAAAGTCCAACCACATTAATCTCTTTGAAGGGATAAAGATTTTTGACCCAATTAAGGGATTGGAGAAAGAAGGGGATGCTGAGAGAGACGGATCTAgaaggaagaagatgaagaaagaGGAAGTGAGGATTGTTACTGCGGAGGAGGAGAAGTATAAGTTTGGTTATGGGGTTGCCGGAAAAGGAGTTAAGTTGCCCTGGTACCTCGAGAAACACAGTGATGATGTGAATGAGGAGAAGGATGAAGATGATGGGTCCATGAGAGGGAAGAAGGAGGGTAAGAAGAGTGGCAAGAAGACATTGCAAGAACTAAGAGAGGAAAGATTGAAAAGGGAGAAGCAAGAGAAAGAGAGCGCACGGGCATTGCTGGAGAATAAGCTGGGAGATAGATCTGTTTTTAGGATTCTCAGGAggtga